The following coding sequences lie in one Mustelus asterias chromosome 8, sMusAst1.hap1.1, whole genome shotgun sequence genomic window:
- the LOC144497440 gene encoding monocarboxylate transporter 13 — MPKELGAADSATEEPDDTPPAPKYTDGGYGWVVLASCFVITGLATSFVKTFGIFFLDIQEYFGVLAFKVSWITAITVAVFHVGSPLASALSLLLSHRAVIIIGGILSSLGLLLGSFGFSLLAMYLTTGFLIGLGNGFAWIPSVSLVTQYFRERRPLANAIASCGECVFTFIFTPFFQWLVDQMSWRQAMMIIAGIQLNLCVCGALMRPYQPPKKRRLNSPSSSREDLSDTSPVQKKNLAQFFDLHLLKQPKFICMIFFGFFSVVGFFVPTIYLIPHAQNIGIEDFQAALLMSYWSAGDLFGRLGCGWLANLRLMKSIRLTAILSTILSIALMLLPVAKSYTLLVIFSCICGFFFGTMLAIIVTVLTDVMGVEKLDNVLGLIMFFRTIGCLIGPPLAGFLVDITGDYGIGFYVAGGGLLISACFLVLGDYLLSHEQNSSQDTQKEMETFISQCQPREEAEGKLGADGTTDPMNQVFE, encoded by the exons ATGCCAAAGGAACTTGGGGCTGCTGACTCTGCTACTGAGGAGCCCGatgacaccccccccgctccgaaATACACAGACGGTGGATACGGATGGGTTGTATTAGCATCATGCTTTGTTATAACCGGGCTGGCGACCTCTTTTGTGAAAACATTTGGAATCTTTTTCCTTGACATACAGGAGTACTTTGGCGTACTTGCCTTTAAGGTTTCCTGGATCACTGCCATCACCGTGGCAGTGTTTCATGTGGGTT CCCCATTGGCCAGTGCTCTCAGTctcctgctgtctcacagagctgtCATCATCATCGGTGGAATATTGTCCTCGCTCGGACTGCTGCTTGGATCCTTCGGCTTCAGTTTGTTGGCAATGTATCTCACAACAGGCTTTCTCATAG GTTTGGGTAATGGATTTGCTTGGATCCCGTCAGTAAGCCTAGTCACCCAGTACTTCCGAGAACGGAGGCCATTGGCCAACGCCATTGCCAGCTGTGGAGAATGTGTCTTCACCTTCATCTTCACACCTTTCTTCCAATGGCTCGTCGATCAGATGTCATGGCGACAAGCAATGATGATCATTGCTGGTATCCAGCTGAACCTCTGTGTCTGTGGAGCCCTGATGAGACCGTATCAGCCGCCCAAGAAACGTCGTCTGAATTCTCCATCATCATCCAGGGAAGACCTGAGTGACACAAGTCCAGTTCAGAAGAAGAACCTTGCTCAATTTTTTGATTTACACCTTCTGAAACAACCAAAGTTTATTTGTATGATCTTCTTTGGTTTTTTCTCTGTGGTGGGCTTCTTCGTCCCTACCATCTATTTAATTCCCCATGCTCAAAACATTGGGATTGAGGATTTTCAAGCAGCTTTATTGATGTCCTACTGGTCGGCAGGGGACCTCTTTGGGCGACTTGGCTGTGGTTGGTTAGCTAACTTGCGCCTGATGAAATCAATCCGCCTTACAGCAATATTGAGTACGATTTTAAGCATAGCTCTCATGCTCTTGCCTGTAGCTAAGAGTTACACCCTCCTTGTCATCTTCAGCTGTATTTGTGGGTTCTTCTTCGGGACCATGTTGGCCATCATTGTCACAGTCCTGACAGATGTGATGGGAGTTGAGAAACTGGACAATGTGCTTGGGCTGATTATGTTCTTCAGGACTATTGGATGCCTGATTGGACCGCCCCTGGCAG ggtttcTGGTGGACATTACAGGAGACTATGGCATTGGGTTCTATGTTGCTGGAGGAGGGCTGCTTATTTCAGCTTGCTTCCTCGTCCTTGGTGACTACCTCTTGAGTCATGAGCAGAACTCCAGCCAGGACACACAGAAGGAGATGGAAACGTTTATTTCTCAATGCCAACCTCGGGAAGAGGCAGAGGGAAAACTTGGCGCCGACGGAACAACAGATCCAATGAATCAAGTGTTTGAATGA